One window of the Chryseotalea sp. WA131a genome contains the following:
- a CDS encoding Gfo/Idh/MocA family oxidoreductase: MAENFALIGAAGYIAPRHLQAIKDTGNNLLAALDRFDSVGIMDSYFPHADFFTEFERFDRHIDKLKRQGQKIDYVSICSPNYLHDSHIRFALRNQADAICEKPLVLNPWNVDALTEIEKETGKKVYTILQLRLHPNIQALKRKVEETKGDKIFDVDLTYITSRGKWYFHSWKGEEIKSGGIATNIGIHFFDMLLWVFGSVKNSSVSAYEADHAGGYLELERARINWSLSINEDHLPAEVKAKGKRTFRSLKMDGMEIEFSDGFTELHTNSYKEILAGRGFGLVEAKPSIELAYQLRQSKGE, from the coding sequence ATGGCCGAGAACTTTGCATTAATAGGTGCAGCTGGATACATCGCACCGCGCCATTTGCAAGCGATAAAAGACACAGGCAATAATCTGCTGGCTGCCTTGGATAGGTTTGACAGCGTTGGCATTATGGATTCGTATTTTCCGCATGCTGATTTTTTTACCGAGTTTGAGCGGTTTGATCGCCACATCGATAAATTGAAAAGACAAGGACAGAAAATCGACTACGTAAGCATCTGTTCACCTAACTATCTTCACGATTCTCACATCCGATTTGCATTGCGCAATCAAGCGGATGCCATTTGTGAAAAACCGTTGGTATTGAATCCGTGGAACGTAGATGCCTTAACGGAAATTGAAAAAGAAACGGGCAAAAAAGTGTACACTATTCTTCAACTGCGCTTGCATCCCAACATTCAAGCGTTGAAAAGGAAAGTAGAAGAAACCAAAGGCGATAAAATTTTTGATGTGGATTTGACCTACATCACCTCCCGCGGCAAGTGGTACTTCCACAGTTGGAAGGGAGAAGAAATCAAATCTGGCGGCATAGCCACCAACATTGGCATCCATTTTTTTGACATGCTGTTGTGGGTTTTTGGAAGTGTGAAGAATAGTTCTGTCTCCGCCTATGAAGCAGATCATGCCGGAGGCTATTTGGAATTGGAAAGGGCACGTATCAATTGGTCATTGAGCATTAACGAAGACCACTTGCCAGCAGAAGTCAAGGCCAAAGGAAAGCGCACCTTTCGTTCACTAAAAATGGATGGAATGGAAATTGAATTTAGCGATGGTTTTACCGAACTTCATACCAACAGTTATAAAGAAATATTGGCTGGGAGGGGTTTTGGGCTAGTGGAGGCCAAGCCATCCATTGAACTGGCTTATCAACTAAGACAATCAAAGGGCGAATAA